One Plasmodium sp. gorilla clade G2 genome assembly, chromosome: 12 genomic window carries:
- a CDS encoding serine/threonine protein kinase, FIKK family, putative, which yields MKRIKGQENVYLRNMFCTKFMLYFLWLFYLLFLNIGFIEFKTFQSLVLFDRPSKCLAEIDNYNLNHDSDNDTKLNSKEELGNMNNCNVEDDEIKISNDNITNNEKIFCKNENMSNEEEYNNEEEYNNQEEENEKGTSDLFNTSNVENTKSVDTYECIYKYGENNNIVCISNLEEEESKENYIYNWHLGKKTLGNFLGFSEHFNINGVKYSDFELKSIPIIGDGKSKGRVQEMFKAVIPSCDGDNTKEVKLFIKRIPIERWIKQFNLMEKYNGEYLEKAENYVMEAIALSFLSEYHPGIAPKLLKILYDGKNINEHILKDYKFKDIYEFNDLLIERLNNDMDGYVVMVSEFFGEDLFDFNKRLKNEISSVRHTDKFKKDIVYKCLNILVRLHNAGLSHLDLTAENVLIRDDYDIRICDFGKCTPIYSNKLRHLDKKKKEKIYFFESCVPTIGKREYTPISCWRIIKMLRKKKVIDPFEHVKSITIQRFRKKYYFNVSQADYFMLGVLFIWIWNCGHMWNTTFPSECVKFSKFVDNNMNLDCYSSTYLWPRDLKNIIKVLMKEEYSEKLNINDLMEHPWFHEN from the exons atgaaaagaataaaaggccaagaaaatgtatatttaagaaatatGTTCTGTACAAaatttatgttatattttttatggttattttatttgttgttCTTG AATATTGGGTTTATAGAATTTAAGACATTTCAATCATTAGTTTTATTTGATAGACCTTCAAAATGTTTAGCTGAAATTGATAATTATAACTTGAACCATGATAGTGACAACGATACTAAGTTGAATAGTAAGGAGGAATTGGGAAATATGAATAACTGTAATGTTGAAGATgatgaaattaaaatatctaatgataatataaccaataatgagaaaatattttgtaaaaatgagaatatgtcgaatgaagaagaatataataatgaagaagagTATAATAATCAAGAAGAGGAGAATGAAAAAGGTACAAGtgatttatttaatacatcAAATGTAGAGAATACAAAAAGTGTTGATACTTatgaatgtatatataaatatggagaaaataataatatagtatGTATATCTAAtttagaagaagaagaatcgaaagagaattatatatataattggcATTTAGGTAAAAAAACATTAGGAAACTTTTTAGGTTTTTCAGAACATTTTAACATAAATGGGGTAAAATATTCAGATTTTGAATTAAAATCCATTCCTATAATTGGTGATGGTAAATCGAAAGGTAGGGTTCAAGAAATGTTTAAAGCAGTTATCCCTTCATGTGATGGAGATAATACAAAGGaagtaaaattatttataaaaagaataccTATTGAACGGTGGATAAAACAATTTAATTTAATGGAAAAGTATAATGGAGAATATTTAGAAAAAGCAGAGAATTATGTTATGGAAGCAATTgcattatcttttttaagTGAATATCATCCGGGAATTGCAcctaaattattaaaaatattatatgatggaaaaaatataaatgaacatatattgaaagattataaatttaaagatatatatgaatttaatGATTTATTAATTGAAAGATTAAATAACGATATGGATGGATATGTTGTTATGGTTTCTGAATTTTTTGGTGAGgatttatttgattttaataaaagattaaaaaatgaaatatctTCTGTAAGACATACTGATAAATTCAAAAAAGATATAGTTTATAaatgtttaaatatattagtaAGATTACATAATGCAGGTTTGAGTCATTTAGATTTAACTGCTgaaaatgtattaataagAGATGATTATGATATACGTATATGTGATTTTGGTAAATGTACACCtatttattcaaataaattaagacatttagataaaaaaaaaaaagaaaaaatatacttttttgAATCATGTGTACCAACTATAGGAAAACGCGAATATACACCAATAAGTTGTTggagaattataaaaatgttgagaaaaaaaaaagttatagaTCCCTTTGAACATGTGAAATCGATTACTATCCAAAggtttagaaaaaaatattattttaatgttTCACAAGCTGATTATTTTATGCTCGGAGTTTTATTCATATGGATTTGGAACTGTGGACACATGTGGAATACAACTTTTCCATCTGAATGTGTAAAGTTTTCAAAATttgttgataataatatgaatttgGATTGCTATTCGTCAACATACTTATGGCCAagagatttaaaaaatataattaag GTATTGATGAAAGAGGAATACAGTGAAAAAttgaatataaatgatttaatGGAACACCCATGGTTTCATGAAAATTAA
- a CDS encoding RESA-like protein with PHIST and DnaJ domains — protein sequence MQFFNKSYVSLLRILVNIKNNIKEDYKYTAHVDYNKRKEKKNIRNEYNSLNSPIYLSRIIYIIVIWYFILLNIYIPNNNEYYGEAYNYKDKRYLSEAETLSTSRSNVNTPITSDFMSLLYKTSPCILDEVFENKEEYMLKYIQEILGSLNKYMTWNNYGLILHMDDYTPVTYNNKDIQLDKKVETIWNKGQKRIQDIKNNWDEVMLNEKSKYNNTVKELKSYYDKLRLRRSILARDYDSIWDDYSKFFFIIEKNMKTELYKLFNVWYYKKQLYMDEYRKLVNSCRIAWKALSNHLKYTLKMTMIYDIEKMSHIRDADFKNAIMYLYLRKDDDDDEYQYTNKQGNGKKRKKKKKKNEEGFFHTFGCFFSEPDKNKKDEVSISPYRDFNLSAVNYLECCRTARHIDKENKAHSRKFNEDTMTELGDPIDTRMSQRLKELREFDEMKKRDKNNSKCGSDDGSFEENNESEKSSVNSNHFTYTEKVRTTNSSIHYSLDIEAEEVLLKNKNKEHSMNYLLKDNNYNGSIGNNVLPVNTIYYEILNVDTNAKLNEIKSNYYYLSLQYHPDYNIGDRIAKLKFRLVSEAYQVLSDEERRRIYNKHGLKATEKMFLMEPGLLFMIMYSLDEMSHYVGDLKLFYFIKEAFEKKKRIEDIESPFEDMDIKMENEQRKREVILALLLRDRIQPFVDNNKEWVSEMEKEIKSLLESSHSNSILGSIGWTYENVATKYLSEVKSKWRLKEPMSKYNPSFRHVNRSKRTKMTKLPSRVCGMYSCSSALISQQPSMDESSSSDKDSNVGSESIYNIDNMMSEETLSLLEIDENKYFGFMTMHILTLILWDIEETTQYTATRVLRDEGVDENIRIKRAEALQILGKLMQKWSLSVKNKKEISEKDIIEIMNKARAYNI from the exons atgcaattttttaataaatcatatgTTAGTTTATTAAGAATTCTTGTGAATAtcaagaataatataaaagaggATTATAAATATACCGCACATGTGGATTAtaacaaaagaaaagaaaaaaaaaatattagaaatgaatataattctttGAATTCCCCAATTTACTTAAgtagaattatatatattattgtaatatGGTATTTTATACTACTg aatatatatataccaaataataatgaatactATGGGGAAGCATACAATTATAAAGACAAAAGATATTTAAGTGAAGCAGAAACTCTAAGTACTTCAAGGAGTAATGTTAATACACCCATAACTAGCGATTTCATGTCtttgttatataaaacatcTCCTTGTATATTAGATGAGGTTTTTGAAAATAAGGAAGAATATATGTTAAAGTATATTCAAGAAATATTAGGtagtttaaataaatatatgacatGGAATAATTATGGTTTAATATTACACATGGATGATTATACTCCGGTTACCTATAACAATAAAGATATACAATTAGATAAGAAAGTTGAAACGATATGGAATAAAGGACAGAAAAGGATACAGGATATCAAAAATAATTGGGATGAAGTAATGTTAAatgaaaaatcaaaatataataatacagtAAAAGAGTTAAAAAGCTATTATGATAAGTTAAGACTTCGAAGGTCAATATTAGCAAGAGATTATGATTCTATATGGGATGATTatagtaaatttttttttattattgaaaaaaatatgaaaacagaattatataaacttTTTAATGTATGGTATTATAAGAAACAGTTATATATGGATGAATATCGAAAATTAGTGAATTCCTGTAGAATTGCTTGGAAGGCGTTATCgaatcatttaaaatatacattaaaaATGACAATGATTTAcgatatagaaaaaatgagTCATATAAGAGACGCAGATTTTAAAAATGctattatgtatttatatttaagaaaagatgatgatgatgatgagtatcaatatacaaataaacaagggaatggaaaaaaaaggaaaaaaaaaaaaaagaaaaatgaagaagGATTTTTTCATACTTTTGGTTGTTTTTTTAGTGAACcagataagaataaaaaagatgaagTATCTATTTCACCATATAGagattttaatttatcagcGGTAAATTATTTAGAATGTTGTAGAACAGCTCGACATattgataaagaaaataaagccCATTCTCGTAAGTTTAATGAAGATACTATGACAGAATTAGGAGACCCAATAGATACTAGAATGTCACAAAGATTGAAAGAATTAAGAGAATTtgatgaaatgaaaaaaagggataaaaataatagtaaatGTGGTTCCGATGATGGATCGTTTGAGGAAAACAATGAATCTGAGAAATCTTCAGTAAACTCAAATCATTTCACATATACTGAAAAAGTTCGTACTACTAATTCCAGTATACATTATTCTTTAGATATAGAAGCAGAAGaagttttattaaaaaataaaaataaagagcatagtatgaattatttattaaaagataataattataatggtAGTATTGGGAATAATGTATTGCCCGTTAATAcgatatattatgaaatattaaatgtagATACAAACgcaaaattaaatgaaattaaaagtaattattattatttatcctTACAGTATCATCCTGATTATAATATAGGAGATCGTATAGCTAAATTGAAATTTCGTTTGGTGAGTGAAGCATATCAAGTATTATCTGATGAGGAAAGAAGAAGAATTTATAATAAGCATGGATTAAAAGCAACAGAGAAAATGTTTTTAATGGAACCGGGTCTTTTATTTATGATAATGTATAGTTTAGATGAAATGTCTCATTATGTTGGTGacttaaaattattttattttattaaagaagcttttgaaaagaaaaaacgaATAGAAGATATAGAATCACCATTTGAAGATATGGatataaaaatggaaaatgAGCAAAGAAAAAGAGAAGTAATTTTAGCTCTTTTGTTAAGAGATAGAATACAGCCATttgtagataataataaagaatggGTTTCTGAAATggaaaaggaaataaaaagCTTACTTGAATCTTCTCATTCTAATTCTATTTTAGGATCCATAGGATGGACATATGAAAATGTTGCAACTAAATATTTAAGCGAGGTAAAATCAAAATGGAGATTAAAAGAACCAATGTCAAAATATAATCCATCTTTTAGACATGTAAATAGATCTAAGAGAACAAAAATGACTAAATTGCCATCTAGGGTGTGTGGAATGTATAGTTGTTCCTCTGCCTTAATATCACAACAACCTTCTATGGACGAATCAAGTTCAAGTGATAAGGATAGTAATGTAGGAAGTGAaagtatttataatattgataatatgaTGTCAGAAGAAACATTATCTTTGTTAGAaatagatgaaaataaatattttggaTTTATGACAATGCATATTCTAACATTAATTTTATGGGATATAGAAGAAACTACTCAATATACTGCTACTAGAGTTTTAAGAGATGAGGGAgttgatgaaaatataagaatCAAAAGAGCAGAGGCATTACAAATTCTAGGAAAACTAATGCAGAAATGGTCATTAAGTGTtaagaataaaaaggaaataagTGAAAAGGATATAATTGAAATTATGAACAAGGCAAGagcttataatatataa
- a CDS encoding acyl-CoA synthetase — MNITLCFLLFVIYVVYVLPCRTQLSNRIKDFAEICKSAENKNESSVYCMKDYKKKSSIYKYKHLMKFFLDKYKLDNNKLAIVENSRGEPENYITYGTFFKKVFSFSDSLNTYEGTGIPEKIYDEEKNNGKFRLLGLYGNNSTNWLITDFACMMSGVTTLVMHSKFSIDIIIDILNNTKLEWLCLDLDLVEGILNRKNELPYLKKLIILDNLSKRSEKINSQNEEKSNNGSRKSSNKSNYNESGKGENTILASLEYDNEKIETINTLKEKAKTVGLSIILFDNMTQKEVTNVTIQNEDPNFIASIVYTSGTSGTPKGVMLSNKNLYNGVIPLCDCNILKKYPPTTHLSYLPVSHVYERILVFIALFLGVKLNIWSRDIKFLNTDICNSRGEIILGVPKVFNRMYATIMTEINNLSRCKRWIAKQAINLRKGKNNGNFSKVVEGITNISSKIKEKINPNMDVILNGGGKLSPEVAEGLSVLLNVNYYQGYGLTESTGPIFLQDAEDSNTESMGVAVSPSTRYKVRTWEIYTATDTVPKGELLIKSDSMFSGYFLEKECTENAFTKDGYFKTGDIVQINDNGSLTFLDRSKGLVKLSQGEYIETEMINNLYSQIPFVNFCVAYGDDSMDGPLGILSVDKYKLFISLKNDNMLKITGLDERNFSEKIIDEILNETIYVDYVKGKMMEIFKKTNLNRYNVINDIYLTSKPWDTTNYLTPTLKIRRFNVFKDFSFFIDDVKKKYEEKLKGSSTGSMNNGKSGSKDDIKNGSKDDIKNGSKDEIKKGSKVEIKKESKNEIRKGSKDEIKKGSKDEIRKGSKDEIRKGSKDEIKKENKDEIKKENKDEIKNGSQNEKDALSKDIETPVRKSEEKPVPKSVQKKALRKSEEKPMRKEIKRPLPYSDERDKSVNEIRNIIQKAPQELQVNV, encoded by the coding sequence ATGAATATTACATTatgttttcttttgtttGTTATATATGTAGTTTATGTTTTGCCATGTCGGACACAACTTAGTAATAGAATAAAGGATTTCGCCGAAATATGTAAAAGTgcagaaaataaaaatgaatcgAGCGTTTACTGTATGAaagattataaaaagaaaagttcaatatataaatataaacatcttatgaaattttttttagataaatataaattagataataataaattagcAATAGTTGAAAATTCTCGTGGAGAAcctgaaaattatataacatatggaacattttttaaaaaagtatTTTCTTTTAGTGATTCTTTGAATACTTATGAAGGTACAGGTATTccagaaaaaatatatgatgaagaaaaaaataatgggAAATTTCGATTATTAGGTTTATATGGTAATAATTCAACTAACTGGTTAATTACTGATTTTGCTTGTATGATGAGTGGCGTAACAACATTAGTAATGCACTCTAAATTCAGTATAGATAtaattatagatatattaaataatacaaaattaGAATGGTTATGTTTAGATTTGGATTTGGTTGAAGGTATATTAAATCGTAAAAATGAATTGCCATATTTGAAAAAGCTCATAATTCTAGATAACCTATCTAAACGTAGTGAAAAAATAAACTcacaaaatgaagaaaaaagtaataatggTTCAAGAAAAAGTAGTAATAAATCCAATTATAATGAGTCTGGTAAGGGAGAAAATACCATTTTGGCTTCCTTAGAatatgataatgaaaaaatagaaacgattaatacattaaaagaaaaagctAAAACAGTTGGGTTAAGTATTATCTTATTTGATAATATGACACAGAAAGAAGTGACGAATGTTACAATTCAAAATGAAGATCCTAATTTTATTGCTTCCATTGTGTATACATCTGGAACATCTGGTACACCCAAAGGTGTTATGTTAAGTAATAAGAATTTGTATAATGGTGTAATACCTTTATGtgattgtaatatattaaaaaaatatcctCCAACAACACATTTGTCATATTTACCTGTATCTCATGTATATGAAAGAATTCTTGTTTTTATCGCATTATTTTTGGgtgtaaaattaaatatatggagtagagatataaaatttttgaaTACAGACATATGTAATTCAAGAGGTGAAATTATATTAGGAGTACCAAAGGTTTTCAATAGAATGTATGCAACTATTATGAcggaaataaataatttatcacGTTGTAAGAGATGGATAGCAAAACAGGCTATAAATTTGCGTAAAGGTAAAAATAATGGAAATTTTAGTAAAGTTGTTGAAGGTATTACTAATATATCAAGTAAAATTAAGGAGAAGATAAACCCTAATATGGATGTTATTTTGAATGGTGGTGGGAAACTATCTCCCGAAGTTGCTGAGGGGTTAAGtgttttattaaatgttAATTATTATCAAGGATATGGTTTAACAGAATCTACTGGTCCCATATTTTTACAAGATGCAGAAGATAGTAACACAGAAAGTATGGGAGTAGCTGTTTCTCCTAGTACAAGATACAAAGTAAGAACTTGGGAAATTTATACTGCTACAGATACTGTACCAAAAGGagaattattaattaaaagtGATTCTATGTTTAGTGGGTACTTTTTAGAAAAGGAATGTACAGAAAATGCTTTCACAAAAGATGGTTATTTTAAAACAGGAGATATTGTACAAATTAATGATAATGGTTCTTTAACATTTTTAGATAGATCAAAGGGTTTGGTTAAATTATCTCAAGGTGAATACATAGAAACtgaaatgataaataatttGTATTCACAGATTCCATTTGTAAATTTTTGTGTCGCATATGGTGATGATTCTATGGATGGTCCTTTAGGCATTCTTTCTGTtgacaaatataaattatttataagtttaaagaatgataatatgttaaaaataaCTGGTTTAGATGAGAGAAATTTTtcagaaaaaataattgatgaaatattaaatgagACTATTTATGTTGATTATGTAAAGGGGAAAATGAtggaaatttttaaaaaaactaATTTAAATAGATACAATGTTATAAATGACATATACTTGACTTCCAAACCATGGGACACCACAAATTACCTAACTCCAACATTGAAAATAAGAAGATTTAATGTATTTAAagatttttcattttttatagatgacgttaaaaagaaatatgaagaaaaattaaaaggaaGTAGCACGGGTAGTATGAATAATGGTAAAAGTGGAAGTAAAgatgatattaaaaatggaAGTAAAgatgatattaaaaatggaAGTAAAGATGAAATTAAGAAAGGAAGTAAAGTTGAAATTAAGAAAGAaagtaaaaatgaaattaggAAAGGAAGTAAAGATGAAATTAAGAAAGGAAGTAAAGATGAAATTAGGAAAGGAAGTAAAGATGAAATTAGGAAAGGAAGTAAAGATGAAAttaagaaagaaaataaagatgaaattaagaaagaaaataaagatgaaattaaaaatggaAGCCAAAACGAAAAAGATGCTTTGTCGAAAGACATTGAAACACCTGTAAGAAAAAGTGAAGAAAAACCTGTTCCTAAGTCAGTTCAAAAAAAAGCATTAAGAAAAAGTGAGGAGAAGCCTATgagaaaagaaataaaaaggcCATTACCATATAGTGATGAAAGAGATAAAAGTGTAAATGAAATTAGAAATATAATACAGAAGGCACCCCAAGAACTACAAGTAAACGTATAA